Within Pseudomonas cichorii, the genomic segment CGGGTAGCAATCGGCTGCACCCTCGGCCACCAGACAGAACTTCAATGAGCTGCCGATGCTGGTCAGTTGCAACTCGCCCAGGCCAGCGGACAATCCTGCCAGCAGGCGCTCCTGTTCGGGGCTGGAATGGCGGCGACTGGCGACAACGGTGAATTCCTGGCCGGCACCCGGCTCGTTACGCACCGCGATGGGCGCGATGTGGCTGTCATTGTCGCTGCGCCAGGCTCCCAGCCCGGCACCACCGAAATAGCAGCGATTGTTGGTGGGCATGGACACCACGCCAAACACCACACGCCCACGCTCGATCAGCGCGACATTGACCGTGAACTCTTCGCTGCCGGAAATGAACTCCTTGGTGCCGTCCAGCGGATCAACCAGCCACCAGCGTTCCCAGCCTGCACGCTCGCTCAGGGGAATGTCGGCATCTTCTTCGGACAACACATGAATCGAAGGGTCAAGCGCCTGCAACCCCTCGACCAATACCTGATGAGCCGCCAGATCCGCAGCGGTCACGGGGGAATCATCGGCCTTGGCGGTCACGGCGACACCCGAGCGCCAGAACGGCAGAATCGCCTCACCCGCCAGCCGGACCAGATCGATCACAGGAGCAAGAAGCGGATGCGGCAGGTTGTCGAACACATCGGTCATGGCAGGAAAAATCCACGTTGGGTTAACAGGTCGCGCACCAGATACAGCGCCGCCAGGGCGCGGCCTTCGGTGAACTGGGCGTTCTGGGCCAGATTGGCCAGCTCCCGCAGGTTGACCCGATCGACGCGAATCGGCTCGGGCTCGTCGCCTTCAAGACGCTCTTCGTAAAGATCAGTGGCCAGCACCACCTGAATCTTCTGGTTCATGTAACCGGGCGACAAGGACAGCTCGGTCAGGTGTTCCAGTTGGCGGGCACCGAAGCCTGCTTCTTCCTTGAGTTCGCGATTGGCGGCCGCCAGCACATCTTCGCCCGGCTCGATCAGCCCCTTGGGCAAGGACAATTCATACTCGTCCGTGCCGCCGCAATATTCTTCGATCAACAGCGCATGATCGGCGTCGATCATGGCGACAATCATCACCGCGCCATATCCCGCGCCCCGACCGACCAGCCGCTCGTAAGTACGCTCGACCCCGTTGGCAAAGCGCAATTGCAGCTCTTCGACCCTGAACAGGCGACTGCTGGCGACGATTTCGCGGGCGAGAACGGTAGGTTTCTGGCGCATGACAGGCTCCTTTGCGATGACGGGGTACTATACCGTGGCTTTTCCGATTGTCTGTCTCGGATATGCTTACATCCGCCATCAATTCCTGAAGAGGCCAGAATGCTTTCAATGCCCTGGAGCGATATCGATACCGTCCTGCTGGATATGGACGGCACTCTGCTCGACCTGCATTACGACGACCACTTCTGGATGCAGCACTTGCCCCAGCGCTATGCCGAATTGCATGGCGTCAGTCTGGCCATGGCTCTGCTGGAGATGCAGCCGCTGTTCGAGCGCCATGCGGGAACACTCAACTGGTACTGCCTGGACTTCTGGAGCACGGAGTTGAAGCTGTCGGTGCGCGACCTGAAACTCGAAACCGCGCACCTGATCGCCTTGCGGCCTGATGCCCAGACCTTTCTGGCTGCGCTCCAGAAAGCCGGCAAGCGGGTGATCATGATCACCAACGCCCATCGCGATTCGCTGTCATTGAAGTTGGAGAGGATCGAGCTGGCACCCTACTTCGAGCGCCTTATCAGCTCCCATGACTACGGCTTCCCCAAGGAAAACCAGCAGTTCTGGGACGCTTTGCAGGCCGACACCGCGTTCGACCCGGCGCGCAGCCTGTTTATCGACGATACCCTGCCGATCCTGCGCAGTGCCGGACGCTTTGGTGTGGCGCACTTGCTGGCAGTCAGCGAACCCAATAGCCAGAAAGGGCCAAAGGACACCGAAGAGTTTGAGGCAGTGAAAGATTATCTGGAGCTGATCAAGGACTTGTAGAAGCGAATTTATTCGCGAAGAGGGCCTCTCGCGAATAAATTCGCTCACGAAAACTCCATTTGAAAACCTAATCAGGAATCCTCAACTGCTGCCCCGGATAGATATGGTTCACATCCTTGAGCATCGGTTTGTTGGCCTCGAAGATTTTCTGATACTGGTTCGGATCGCCATACACCCGCCGAGAGATGGCGCTCAAGGTGTCGCCCTTTTCTACCGTGACGAATCGGGCAGCCGCTGTAGCAGGCGCACCGGCCGCGAGGGTCAGTTGATCGTCCACGGTATCGACGCCCGAGATATTTCCCAGAGCCAGCAAGATCTTTTCCTTTTCTTCCTGACTGGATACCTCTCCTGTGACGGTAACCTTGCTGCCATCCAGCGTGATTTGAACATCGGGATTACCTAATCCAAACTCGGAAATACGCTTTTTCAGGGCTTCATCGGCATTGGCAGTACCCGGTGTCAGTGCATCGAGGATGTTTTCCCCTGCCGTTTTCAAGAACTCGAAAAGACTCATTGCTCATTCTCCTTCACGGTTGTTGCCACGCCCGTAAGGATTAACCATAGCTCCCGTAACCCTGGATTTGCGGAGTTCCGACCAACGTTGCCCACCCCACAGGCTTCGCTGAACGCGTAGAATCAATTCCCTGCCTCGCCTATAGGAGTGAAGATGGACATCAAGCAACTGAAATTCCTGATCGCGCTCGACGAGACTCGTCACTTCGGCCAGGCAGCAGCACGCTGCAATATCACCCAACCCACACTGTCCATGCGCCTGCGCAATCTTGAAGAAGAGCTGGGCTTGCCGCTGGTCATGCGCGGGCAGCGTTTTGAAGGTTTTACCGCTCCCGGTGAGCGGGTGCTGGCTTGGGCCAGAACCGTTCTTTCGGCTTATGACGGCTTGCAGGCTGAAGCAGCGGCCTGCCGTGGGCATCTGGTCGGGACCCTGCGCCTGGGTGTTGTGCCGCTTTCGAGTTTCGATCCGCTCTCGCTGTTGCACCGGCTGCATCAGATCCACCCCAATCTGCGCTTCGAGCTGTCGTCGCTCAGCTCCGAGCAGGTTCTGGAACAGCTGGCGAGCAATCGCATCGATCTGGGCGTGTCGTATCTGGAGCGTCTGGATAACGAACGCTTCGACACCCTGACTCTGGATGAAACCCGCATGGGCCTGCTGTATGACCGCCGCCACTTCAGCTTTGGCGAACAGCCATTGACCTGGAGCGAGCTGGTCGAACTGCCACTGGGCGCGCTGACAAGCGGCATGCATTTTCGCCAGTCCATCGATCACAACTTCCACAGCCGCGGCCTGCATCCGCAGCCATTGCTGCAAACCGATGCCGTTCACCAGTTGATGCAGGCCGTGCATGGCGGTTTCTGCTGCACCATCATGCCGCTGGACGGCGGTCTGGACATGCTCACCGAACATCTGGGCCTGCACCCCATCGCCGATGCACGCACGCTGGCGCCCATTGGCCTGATCATGCGCCGCAGCGCGCCGCGCTCGGCCCTGGCGGAGGCCTGCTTCACGCTTCTGGCAGAAAACCAGAAATGAGTATTGATCGACGTCATCTATCAGAGCATTGGAACTAGCGATTAGACGATATCCGACAAGAGGCCTAGGCTAAGCGCTATCAAACTGCCGGTAATCAGTCCATGCACGCCAAGCGCACGGCCAGCGCGGCGCCCGCTCTTCAGGCGCCCGCGCCTCAAGCAAGCCAGTCTTACAGCTACTCGAATCTCGAGGGCGATGACTCGGCACACAAT encodes:
- the cysQ gene encoding 3'(2'),5'-bisphosphate nucleotidase CysQ; the protein is MTDVFDNLPHPLLAPVIDLVRLAGEAILPFWRSGVAVTAKADDSPVTAADLAAHQVLVEGLQALDPSIHVLSEEDADIPLSERAGWERWWLVDPLDGTKEFISGSEEFTVNVALIERGRVVFGVVSMPTNNRCYFGGAGLGAWRSDNDSHIAPIAVRNEPGAGQEFTVVASRRHSSPEQERLLAGLSAGLGELQLTSIGSSLKFCLVAEGAADCYPRLAPTSQWDTAAAQGVLEGAGGEVLQLDGEVFSYPPRESLLNPFFLALPAKATWREKLLELAR
- the nudE gene encoding ADP compounds hydrolase NudE — translated: MRQKPTVLAREIVASSRLFRVEELQLRFANGVERTYERLVGRGAGYGAVMIVAMIDADHALLIEEYCGGTDEYELSLPKGLIEPGEDVLAAANRELKEEAGFGARQLEHLTELSLSPGYMNQKIQVVLATDLYEERLEGDEPEPIRVDRVNLRELANLAQNAQFTEGRALAALYLVRDLLTQRGFFLP
- the yrfG gene encoding GMP/IMP nucleotidase; translation: MLSMPWSDIDTVLLDMDGTLLDLHYDDHFWMQHLPQRYAELHGVSLAMALLEMQPLFERHAGTLNWYCLDFWSTELKLSVRDLKLETAHLIALRPDAQTFLAALQKAGKRVIMITNAHRDSLSLKLERIELAPYFERLISSHDYGFPKENQQFWDALQADTAFDPARSLFIDDTLPILRSAGRFGVAHLLAVSEPNSQKGPKDTEEFEAVKDYLELIKDL
- the lysM gene encoding peptidoglycan-binding protein LysM, which gives rise to MSLFEFLKTAGENILDALTPGTANADEALKKRISEFGLGNPDVQITLDGSKVTVTGEVSSQEEKEKILLALGNISGVDTVDDQLTLAAGAPATAAARFVTVEKGDTLSAISRRVYGDPNQYQKIFEANKPMLKDVNHIYPGQQLRIPD
- a CDS encoding LysR family transcriptional regulator; this translates as MDIKQLKFLIALDETRHFGQAAARCNITQPTLSMRLRNLEEELGLPLVMRGQRFEGFTAPGERVLAWARTVLSAYDGLQAEAAACRGHLVGTLRLGVVPLSSFDPLSLLHRLHQIHPNLRFELSSLSSEQVLEQLASNRIDLGVSYLERLDNERFDTLTLDETRMGLLYDRRHFSFGEQPLTWSELVELPLGALTSGMHFRQSIDHNFHSRGLHPQPLLQTDAVHQLMQAVHGGFCCTIMPLDGGLDMLTEHLGLHPIADARTLAPIGLIMRRSAPRSALAEACFTLLAENQK